One window of Paenibacillus albicereus genomic DNA carries:
- a CDS encoding phytoene desaturase family protein produces MSKSIIVVGGGLAGLSAAIRLSADGHKVTVLEKNERAGGKLNLRSGKGYRFDTGPSILTMPWTLEQLFRSAGRDLHDYVKLKRVEPQWRGLYEDGATLDLVGDLPQMLEAIGELSPEDRERFLGYLDYSRKQYDLSMKSFYSRSLSGLTDLRQQHTLKELLAMDPMKTVAQLTGQHLKHPHLRQIFHFFTMYVGSSPYAAPAVLTQLAYVQMGLGIYFVEGGMYEIARAELRLLEELGAEVRTGAEVADILEAGGRAVGVRLSGGEELRADAVVCNLEAIPAHRSLLRDVPGAERQAEKLAKYEPAVSGHVLLLGVNRSYEAFKHHNFFFSRDPEREFHDMFVDKIPTDDPTVYVGISSKTDPTQAPDGCENWFVLTHVPPLKEGESWEAHRARYRELVLDKLERMGAEGLRAHIEYEEQFIPDDLQALYGANGGSIYGVVTDRKLNGGFKIPSRSPLLGGLYFVGGSTHPGGGVPMVTLSGQLTADLIREDLSASEAI; encoded by the coding sequence TTGAGCAAATCGATCATCGTTGTCGGAGGCGGTCTCGCCGGCCTGTCGGCTGCGATCCGCCTGAGCGCGGACGGACACAAGGTCACCGTGCTCGAAAAGAACGAACGGGCCGGAGGCAAGCTGAATCTCCGCTCCGGCAAAGGGTACCGGTTCGACACCGGGCCGTCGATCCTGACGATGCCCTGGACGCTGGAGCAGCTGTTCCGCTCCGCCGGGCGCGACCTGCATGACTATGTCAAGCTGAAGCGCGTCGAGCCGCAGTGGCGCGGCCTGTACGAGGACGGAGCGACGCTCGACCTCGTCGGCGACCTGCCGCAGATGCTGGAGGCGATCGGCGAGCTGTCGCCGGAAGACCGCGAGCGCTTCCTGGGCTACCTGGACTACAGCCGCAAGCAGTACGACCTGAGCATGAAGAGCTTCTACAGCCGCTCGCTGTCCGGGCTGACCGACCTGCGCCAGCAGCATACGCTCAAGGAGCTGCTGGCGATGGATCCGATGAAGACGGTCGCGCAGCTCACCGGCCAGCATCTGAAGCATCCGCATCTGCGCCAGATCTTCCATTTCTTCACGATGTACGTCGGCTCCTCCCCGTATGCCGCTCCGGCCGTGCTGACGCAGCTCGCCTACGTGCAGATGGGGCTCGGCATCTACTTCGTCGAGGGGGGCATGTACGAGATCGCCCGCGCCGAGCTGCGGCTGCTGGAGGAGCTGGGAGCGGAAGTGCGGACGGGCGCCGAGGTGGCGGACATCCTCGAGGCCGGCGGACGCGCCGTCGGCGTGCGCCTCTCCGGCGGCGAGGAGCTGCGGGCCGATGCCGTCGTCTGCAACCTGGAGGCGATCCCGGCCCACCGCTCGCTGCTGCGGGACGTGCCGGGCGCCGAGCGCCAGGCGGAAAAGCTCGCCAAGTACGAGCCTGCCGTATCCGGCCACGTGCTGCTGCTCGGCGTGAACCGGAGCTACGAGGCGTTCAAGCATCACAACTTCTTCTTCTCCCGCGATCCGGAGCGTGAGTTCCACGACATGTTCGTCGACAAGATTCCGACCGACGATCCGACCGTCTACGTCGGCATCTCGTCCAAGACCGACCCGACCCAAGCGCCGGACGGCTGCGAGAACTGGTTCGTGCTGACGCATGTGCCGCCGCTGAAGGAAGGCGAGAGCTGGGAAGCCCATCGCGCCCGCTATCGGGAGCTCGTGCTGGATAAGCTGGAGCGGATGGGCGCCGAAGGGCTTCGCGCTCATATCGAGTACGAGGAGCAGTTCATCCCGGACGACCTGCAAGCGCTGTACGGCGCGAACGGCGGCTCGATCTACGGCGTCGTCACCGACCGCAAGCTGAACGGCGGCTTCAAGATTCCGAGCCGCAGCCCGCTGCTCGGCGGCCTTTACTTCGTCGGCGGCTCCACGCATCCCGGCGGCGGCGTGCCGATGGTGACGCTGAGCGGCCAGCTGACGGCGGATCTGATCCGCGAGGACCTGTCCGCTTCGGAAGCGATATAG
- a CDS encoding methyl-accepting chemotaxis protein, which translates to MERKLAVLDKRNRLFVKLLWSLLALGVAADLAAGLPSSMIWLLVAAGSLTCGLATALTYLRVLPSLIMYLVPCILTLITVLLIVSDPAPIVSTYFMVYVNVAVMTLYANYKPIVFSGLLGMGVSTYLFLTPEFRDRLFPGESLAYLYLYLIFLTVSLAFAMRFSEKLQQQVADEAEAAAAAGRESSLLLDRLKETVLTLDGFSSAYREDMLAAGRISREVTEAFGEMSAASEHQSSAMHRISESVDSVERAVIGLADGTSSLSVLSEETAGLAAGGEDGMRRLSAAMDETESVMATLGELMEELQEQNDRIGEINARIGDIASQTRLLALNASIEAARAGEQGRGFSVVADAVGKLADSSGEAAGDIAAILGRIGERVHSIATAVSSGRGAVAVSSAHTAEVGASIVRILANCEQVRGHAATAVDASSRLKDDYGRIADETTAVVSATEQNQASMQEVDASMSDQHARISGIADGYEQLGRLVQELRQLVDSRSAARG; encoded by the coding sequence ATGGAAAGGAAGCTTGCTGTGCTGGACAAGCGCAACCGCTTGTTCGTGAAATTGCTGTGGAGCCTGCTGGCGCTTGGCGTCGCGGCCGATTTGGCCGCCGGATTGCCGAGCTCGATGATCTGGCTGCTCGTCGCGGCGGGCTCGCTCACCTGCGGGCTGGCCACGGCGCTGACTTATCTGCGCGTGCTCCCCTCGCTCATCATGTATCTGGTTCCATGCATCCTGACGCTCATCACCGTGCTGCTGATCGTCAGCGATCCGGCTCCGATCGTCAGCACGTACTTCATGGTCTACGTGAACGTCGCGGTCATGACGCTGTACGCCAATTACAAGCCGATCGTGTTCTCCGGGCTGCTGGGCATGGGCGTCAGCACGTACTTGTTCCTGACTCCGGAATTCCGGGATCGGCTGTTCCCCGGCGAGTCGCTCGCCTATCTGTACCTGTACCTGATCTTCCTGACGGTCAGCCTCGCGTTCGCGATGCGCTTCAGCGAGAAGCTCCAGCAGCAGGTCGCGGACGAGGCGGAGGCGGCCGCCGCGGCCGGCCGCGAGTCGTCGCTGCTGCTCGACCGGCTCAAGGAAACGGTGCTGACGCTGGACGGCTTCAGCTCGGCCTATCGGGAGGACATGCTGGCCGCCGGACGCATCTCCCGCGAGGTGACGGAGGCGTTCGGCGAGATGAGCGCCGCCTCCGAGCACCAGTCCTCGGCCATGCACCGCATCTCCGAGTCGGTGGATTCGGTCGAGCGGGCGGTCATCGGCCTGGCGGACGGCACCTCCTCGCTGTCCGTGCTCTCGGAGGAGACGGCGGGGCTTGCCGCCGGCGGCGAGGACGGCATGCGCCGGCTGTCTGCCGCGATGGACGAGACGGAGTCCGTCATGGCGACGCTCGGGGAGCTGATGGAGGAGCTGCAGGAGCAGAACGACCGCATCGGGGAGATCAATGCCCGCATCGGCGACATCGCCTCCCAGACGCGCCTGCTGGCGCTCAACGCCTCCATCGAGGCGGCCAGGGCCGGCGAGCAGGGACGGGGCTTCTCCGTCGTCGCCGATGCGGTCGGCAAGCTCGCGGACAGCTCCGGGGAAGCGGCCGGCGACATCGCCGCGATACTCGGCCGCATCGGCGAGCGCGTCCACAGCATCGCGACGGCCGTATCGAGCGGCCGCGGCGCGGTCGCCGTCAGCTCGGCCCACACGGCCGAGGTCGGCGCCTCTATCGTGCGCATCCTCGCCAACTGCGAGCAGGTGCGCGGCCATGCGGCGACTGCGGTGGACGCCTCTTCGCGGCTCAAGGACGACTATGGCCGCATCGCCGACGAGACGACCGCCGTCGTATCGGCGACCGAGCAGAATCAGGCATCGATGCAGGAGGTGGACGCCAGCATGTCGGACCAGCATGCGCGCATCTCCGGCATCGCGGACGGCTACGAGCAGCTTGGGCGGCTCGTGCAGGAGCTTCGCCAGCTGGTCGACAGCCGCAGCGCCGCGCGCGGCTGA
- the mnhG gene encoding monovalent cation/H(+) antiporter subunit G: MNDALAIASAVIVLLGALLSLFSAFGLIRLPDVYLRSHAATKSATLGVLFILTGAFLYYAFVHDVVSVKLLLGIVFVFLTGPVAGHLNARAAYRTGVHLWERSTRDDLKEALQQEREQARKRSELEDKAR; encoded by the coding sequence ATGAATGATGCGCTTGCGATCGCATCGGCCGTCATCGTCCTGCTCGGAGCCTTGCTCAGCCTGTTCAGCGCCTTCGGCCTGATCCGGCTGCCGGACGTCTACCTGCGCTCCCACGCGGCGACCAAAAGCGCCACGCTCGGCGTCCTGTTCATCCTGACCGGTGCCTTCCTGTACTACGCGTTCGTCCATGACGTCGTCAGCGTCAAGCTGCTGCTCGGCATCGTGTTCGTCTTTCTGACCGGACCGGTCGCCGGGCATCTCAACGCCCGCGCCGCCTACCGGACGGGCGTGCATCTCTGGGAGCGGAGCACGCGCGACGATCTCAAGGAAGCGCTGCAGCAGGAACGGGAGCAAGCGCGAAAAAGGTCGGAGCTGGAAGACAAGGCTCGATAG
- a CDS encoding Na(+)/H(+) antiporter subunit F1: MVDMLLQASLVLLILSIAGCMYRLLKGPSVSDRIAALDTIGILLLSMIAVFGMLQGTTVYFDIILVIGIVSFIGTTAFARYIERGAVMEDE, encoded by the coding sequence ATGGTCGACATGCTGCTGCAAGCGTCGCTCGTCCTGCTCATCCTTTCGATCGCAGGCTGCATGTACCGGCTGCTCAAAGGCCCGTCCGTGTCCGACCGCATCGCCGCTCTCGACACGATCGGCATCCTGCTGCTCTCGATGATCGCCGTATTCGGCATGCTGCAGGGTACGACCGTCTATTTCGACATCATCCTCGTCATCGGCATCGTCAGCTTCATCGGCACGACCGCCTTCGCGCGCTATATCGAGAGAGGGGCGGTGATGGAGGATGAATGA
- a CDS encoding Na+/H+ antiporter subunit E — protein sequence MASQFLINLLIAFLWMFLYDDLSLPRFAAGFALGLLFIGLLNRFLKRDFYLRKVKAVLYLLVIFIRELFLSSFTVIYQIMKPKLTIRPGIVAMETQLKTDGEMTLLACLICLTPGTLTLDVADDHRTLYIHAMDIGDAEQLRQQIRTTFERAIMEVTR from the coding sequence CTTTCCTGTGGATGTTCCTCTATGACGATCTGAGCCTGCCCCGCTTCGCGGCGGGCTTCGCGCTCGGACTGCTGTTCATCGGGCTGCTCAACCGCTTCCTCAAGCGCGATTTCTACCTGCGCAAGGTCAAGGCGGTCCTGTACCTGCTCGTCATCTTCATCCGCGAGCTGTTCCTGTCGAGCTTCACCGTCATCTATCAGATCATGAAGCCGAAGCTGACGATCCGGCCCGGCATCGTGGCGATGGAGACGCAGCTCAAGACCGACGGGGAGATGACGCTGCTCGCCTGCCTCATCTGCCTGACCCCCGGCACGCTGACGCTCGACGTGGCGGACGACCACCGGACGCTGTACATCCATGCGATGGACATCGGCGATGCGGAGCAATTGCGCCAGCAGATCCGCACGACGTTCGAGCGGGCGATCATGGAGGTGACGCGCTGA